The Triticum urartu cultivar G1812 chromosome 6, Tu2.1, whole genome shotgun sequence genome includes the window GGATGGTGTCAGGTGTGTCCTACATGCAGTAAAAGGTAGATCAGAACCAATGCATCAACTAGTTCAACTTGAGTCAGGCTTTGCCTTGCTCAAGGTCAGATCAGACATCACAGTGCATCCATACCCTAGATCAAAACTAATAGATAACCAAACCAAACGAATCCATCCATACAAATATGCAGCTCATCAACCCTCATTCCCAAATCGATtcaaccctaaccctaaccctagataatgacagagaggaggaggatgaggctTACAAAGTACTCCATGTCCATCAGGTTGCCCCCCATGCTGTCGTCGGAGCTCTCATCCCCATCATTCCAAGAAGGCATCTTGGCCGGCGACGAGGAACTGAGGTGGTCGGCGACGATGGAGAGCTCGGCCAGGGGAAACAGAGCGAGGGGGGAGAGTGAGAGTGAGTGAGCGCGAGGGAGACAGAGTGAGGGCCGGATCCGTTTTTACCTGGTCGGGACGGCCCGTGCGCCCGAACGGCCGTCACCCGTGCACCGTGAGCACTGTGGCCGACAAAACCCTGACGgacgggccccacatgtcataacCCTAGTTAAAACTTAACCGTTCGGACACTTGGGTTTTTTTTGGAACAACCAGCCACTTTTGTGGTAGTTTTTTGAAAAATTAGAAAAAGCGGTAGTTTTTCGGAACGATAGCCCGTAATGTGGTAGCTTTTTGCTATTCACTCAAGGGCGCGCGGTGGGCGCGGTTTTTCATTTCTTTTCATTATAATCTTTTAGGATTGGTGTAAGTGGTGCTACTGCTCGGGTGCTCAACGATTTTTATTTTAAAAACTAGGAGACTGCATCAAAATGGAGAGTTTCTGTTAAAAGCATGACGAAACGAGAGGGGTTCGGCTTCCTCCCAGTTTTATGTCCCACTGAAGATTCTGACCAAAAGAGATCCAGAGGGCGATGCACCTGTCCCTGAACGTCCTCTTGCTATACATATCATTTGTAGAAACCTGCAGAGTGTTATTGGTTCTAGCACAACCGTAACAAATATGGTTCCTACCAACAACAACAAAAAGGTTCCTCGCGCTTCTGCTCCTTCTTTTGTTTCTTTCCTTCACATGTGTTTGAGAGTTCATGGTTATAAATTAAATCAAGTGGTTAGTTTGGAGTTGAAATGTGGGCTTTTCTCAAAAATAATCACCATAACATGGCTTATATCTTTATTTCTTAGACCACATAGAGGTAACCACACCAAGTGGCGTAGACACTCTTATGGCTATTTTCATGCCATAATATGCATACTTTCATTTTTGCTTTGAGGTAATCACTACTAAGTAGTGTACACCTTACTCTTATGGTACTGTGTAAAATGTTGTGTTAATTAAAAGCACTATGAAGGACCAAGGGGCAGTGTAGACCTCACAGTTGTGAACAAAGCCATACATTGTCATAAATGCAATCCATAAGATATGTGAAAAAATTAATAGTATTCATATCATTTTCTTGGTTTTCGCCAGATTTTTCATAAATTAACTCGGCAATtatcttcttcttaattaatcgatgaggcaaaacttttgcctccgtttcgaaaAATATATATATCATTTTCAAGCTTAATCAACATATAGTAATTAAAATTGCATCCATATATATGTTTACAGAAAATGTGCAGACATCACATAGTAATATGTTAGGAATAACTAACAAACACAGATGTAGAGAAAATTGAGAAACCTAAATCtaattgaaaaataaaataatttttttgtTTGCAATAGGCCTCCCAAAATATGATAGCCCACTATTCATGGCTCAAGCCATCTTTCTTTTcgtttttgaaatttttttttgcTGCTCGTACAAGCATAGGCTAGTGCCCGACTAGGCCTAGCATGATGGCTTTGCAGCAGATGATTACATGATTTATGAAAGGGGAACCAACGCTATGAAGAGGCACGTCTGTTCGTGGGGACGTTGGGAGCGTCGGACGGTTGCCACTTGCCAGATTGCTAACGGCATGAGGgattaggctggtcatagtggggagtaacttatactagtgtcatgcatatgacactaatctaaggccctgtttggttcataagtcctaggactttttttagtcccaacttataagtcccaagtccctaaaaagtccctaccTGTTTGGTTCCTGGGACTTATAAGTCTCTATAAGACCATATTACAActataagtccctataagtccctcaTTGAGAGTCTTATTTTAtaagtcccaaatgcccactttaagtccctataagtccctcctgtttggtttagatgggacttatagggacttttTAAGTCCCTAAACCAataagtccctggaaacaaacaccctctaagttactaccttcatagtgcaaagtaacatactAGTAGTGTCATATGTGGCTTTATTTAATggcttgtagactcatcttatcttgggaagcgctatgttacaataacatattatgttaccacttctcattaattacatgccacataagcaatttttttttgaaatgtgTTATGCTActacctaagttactcccactatgactagccttagaATTGAGGAAGGATTGTCCTGTAATTATGAGAATAATTAAATCATATAGTAACACTTTTCATGATGGAACCGGTGTTTCTCCCCGGTCCAGCGATGGTTGGGGAGTGCATGAAGGAGACATTCGTGTGTGGAGGGTGAGAAGAACATGGGAGGTTGAACCACTACAAATAGGAGACGTTACTATGACACACCACTCAGTGTGAGACGTGCGCGGCGGACGGCGACCGACCCTaccccctccccccctccccgGGCCAGTCGCCGACCATGGAGAAGTAGCCTGCGGGGGAGGCGCGCGAATCCCATGGGACCACACGGAAGCAGGCACAGAGCGGTGAGACCGCCGACGATTTCATCAGCAGCCCTCCCCCCTCTCGATGACATCCTCGGCaccatcatctccctcctcccaaccAAGGATGGCGGCCGCATGACGGTCCTTTCCAGCCAATGGCGCCACCTCTGGCGCTCTCTGCCTCTCAACCTCAAGGTCAACATCCGACTCCCCGGCGCCGCCGGCCCCGTCCCCACCCCCTCCCGCGTCCCACCCTCCACCGTCTCCAAGATAATCTCCCAACACCATGGCCCCGCACGCCGGTTCTCCTTCCACTGACAGCTGCGCTCAGGCGGAGAGCTGGCTTCATTCCCAGGCCCTCGCCAACCTCGAGGAGCTTGATATCGCTTATGGCATATGCAAACCCGAAACGTAAAGAAGCAAATCCAGTACAGAGAGAAGGATATTTGCTAATAAGAAAAATGTACACGCAATAGAAGAGCACGACAACCAAAGTAAAACAAGCAAGAAAGACAGGCGAGTCGAACCTGTCCAGCCGAAGAGGGCAAGGCGAAGCGAACGAACAAAGAACCTGTGGATGGGAAAAAAAAGAAACAAGGGTACATCAAGTTACACACATTTCGTCTAACAGAAGGAGAGCAAGGAAGAAGGTACCTCCTAGAGCAGCCACTCGCATACGACACCGAGATTGATTGATCTGCAGTAAGAAGGAAACGAAGAGCACAGTAAGCAGCGGAACCTAGTACAGCAGAAGACAAAGAGGAACGGGGAAAGCAAAGAATTTGCAAGTGTGTTGAGCAGAAGAAGAAAGGCCAAGCTGCTATCCAGCGCTGTCACATGAAGCGCGGCCGTCGGAACGCAGGTGTAGAGCGAGAGCCCGCCAACCTCTGCATCCAAGAGGGCGTTGAGCCCCGAGACAGAGCAGCACATCATATGTTCCCTTCTCCTTGCCGCCGGCAAACAGGAGTcggtggcgaggcggcggccggtcGGCATCACCTCTTACACTCCGCCGTGGATCCGTCACTGATGCCTGACCTTTGGCCACCCTCGTTACTCCTCCCACTGCAACGGCTCCCTTCCTTCTTGATCTACCATCCTTTTACTTGTCGCCCCGTCGTTAATCCACTCCTCCCCTACAGCTGAACTCCGGCGCGGGTAGAGATGGGGGCTACTCGAACTCTATCGCGGGCAGGGATTGGGGCTACTTGGGGCGGGGGGAAGGACTTCGGGTGTGGCGGCTCTGGCGAGATGGGAAGagcggagggaggcggcggctgcACTAGGAGTAGAGAGCGCCGAGCGGGAAAGGAGGGACACGGGGGACCGCTCCGACCCGGCCGCCCGCCATGGGGTCGCTGCCGCGCCCGCACACCTGGGAGCTTTTTCCTCTCACTGCCCGCTGCTTTTTTCGCTCGCTCGCGTGCTGCCTCGACACTATTCATTGCCTACGTGGACGCGGTGGTTGTGCCTAGCGCCCCGTTCATCCTTTATATGTTTGATATGTGTTGCCGGCGTTATGTTTATACAGAGTCAAGTTTGCTAGCTGTAGCATTTCAAATAAGATCCACACATGAAGGCcttctttgattcgtaggataaGAATGTTATAGAAATAGGAAAATAATAGGAAGtaagatgacatgcatctcaattcctatagagaaagagatgtcatttggtgcaTAGGATATGAATTTTTCCATTAAGTCTTAGTTAATGTTTTTTTCTCCAAAATGTGAAGGAGTACATAGAAATAAGATCCATTCCTACAAAACAAATGGTTTCAAAGAAAATTTTCCTatgcaaatcctatcctatagaaaTCCTATGAGATTCCTACAAACTAAAGATGGCCGAATTGTGAATCACCCGCCCATGGAAGTAAGGCCTCTTTTGGTTCGTAGGATAGGATTATTATAAGAATAGAAAatttgtaggaaatgagatgacatgtatctcaaatcctataagtaggaataggaaatgagatgtcatttggttcacaccaaaggaatttttccatttgAGTCTATGCttatttttattttcctatgaaatatggaggataggaaccaatcctatatAGGATTAGAAATCCATCCCTATGAAGGGCTCTTAAGAAAAAAAATCCAATAGAAATCCTATCCTTTAGAATTTTTATGAAATTCCTCCAAATCAAAGGAGGCCTAAGTTTGTTTACTGGACTGCCTttttttttttctgttgatgatgTATCGATTCTACTGTCTGTATTCTGCTCACACTCTTGTCATTTAAGTCGGTTATTTTTGGGGACGGTTCAGTTCATCCATTTTTCAGCTAGTTTTGGTGTGGTCGATGGTTCGTGTCCTCGTGATTTAATGCTGGCATGATTCGCATGAAACGTGGTACTCAATCGCTTGGCTGCATGCAAAATCCCCAAGTTAATGCGGGAGAGTGTGTGAGTCAAGTCCCCGGTTGAATATAGGAGGCACCGCTGCCTACCGAGCTCCCCCCAGAACCCAGTGAGCTGCGGCGGGCGGCGGCCAGGCCAACCCTATCCCTCCGTCCCGGTTCCGACTTGCCGGCCGCCGGCCATGGAGAAGGAGGGGGCCGCGGGTACCCATGGGACCGCAGCGAAGCGAGCACGGAGTGTCAACTCCGGCGTGACCGCCGCGGCCGATTTCATCAGCAGGCTCCCCGACGCCATCCTCGGCaccatcatctccctcctccccaccaaaGACGGCGGCCGCACGCCGGTCCTCTCTCACCGGTGGCGCCACCTCTGGCGCTCCGCGCCTCTCAACCTCGAGGTCAGCACCCTATCCCCCGGCGTCCCCACCTCCTCCCGCGTCCCACCCTCCGCCGTCTCCGACATAATCTCCAAGCACCCTGGCCCCGCCCGCCGATTCTACTTCCTCTGCCGCGGCGCCGGCGAGGGCGGTCTCCACGCCCAGGCGGCGAGCTGGCTTCACTCCCCGGCCCTCGCCCACCTCCAGGAGCTCGATATCAGCGACGCCAACCCCCCGCTGCTGGGATCAGTGCTCCGCTCTGCGTCCACCATCCTGGTTGCCAAGATCGACCATTGCGATTTCCCCTTCGAGATCGTGCCGCCCATGAATTTCCCCAATCTCAACAAGCTCACCCTGTTTAACATTTCCATCTCAGAGGAGGTCTTCCACAGACTGCTCTCCGGCTGCCATGCCTTGGAAAGCTTATACATGGCCGATTTTCGTGCTCCGGGTCGCCTCCGTGTGATCTCGCCGACTATTAGGAGCATCATCTTCCGTCATAGCTCTAGTAAAAAAGTGGAACTGGTCATCGAGGATGCTCCTCGTCTTCTAAGGTTACT containing:
- the LOC125515928 gene encoding F-box/LRR-repeat protein At3g03360-like; translation: MEKEGAAGTHGTAAKRARSVNSGVTAAADFISRLPDAILGTIISLLPTKDGGRTPVLSHRWRHLWRSAPLNLEVSTLSPGVPTSSRVPPSAVSDIISKHPGPARRFYFLCRGAGEGGLHAQAASWLHSPALAHLQELDISDANPPLLGSVLRSASTILVAKIDHCDFPFEIVPPMNFPNLNKLTLFNISISEEVFHRLLSGCHALESLYMADFRAPGRLRVISPTIRSIIFRHSSSKKVELVIEDAPRLLRLLLTDCNRDDCVTVRVIRAPNLEILGPFLVVVSKLLLFKGISSVSSTNSMRTVKVFALRSSGDKLDAVLNILKWFSCLEKLYVTFRRCRDKRIEPPYDPLHPIECLETHLKKVVFKSFLGYGKQLEFARFFVLNAKVLDIIEFEVYNEYSSETAAYQRMLLQVENRASRDARFDFRISPTKYGLIDMC